From the Oncorhynchus nerka isolate Pitt River unplaced genomic scaffold, Oner_Uvic_2.0 unplaced_scaffold_3913, whole genome shotgun sequence genome, the window ttctacacactgttcttcattatactgtctgtccttctacacactgttcttcattatactgtctgtccttctacacactgttcttcattatactgtctgtccttctgcacACACTTGAAACATGGCCAAATCTTTTACAATTCTTACACAGCAATGGTTTGGGGATTTGCGTATTTTACATAACCAAGGTTCACATGGGTAGGTATtggttttttattttaaaaaacaacaggAGCGACAGACTTTCTTATTTTTTCTCCATTCACCCAGCGGGTCAGATGCACCAACCACATGCAGAATTTTCTTCACGTATTTGGATAATTTTGAGGCCCACTGCAAACTTCCTCTGTTCTTCCTCTGTTCGTCTTGGTCACTCTGACAAGACTCCACTTTTCCCAGCTCATACTTCACCATTTTCCATACCTCAAACGGGTTTCCCCACATAGGCATTAgatgtcgaccgattaatcggactggccgattaattggggccgatttcaagttttcataacaatcggaaatcggtatttttggacactgatttggccgatttaaaaaatatatatatatattattattatatgattATATATGATTATTATATTATGATATCTCAGTAAATCAGTGGATTAGCAAGTTGTTGTGTCAATCTGTATGTATGGAAATGATAGCTCAATGAGCTCATACCTGTTTCTTCATCTGTTCATCCTACAGGCTGAAGAAGGGCAAACAGTTGGAGAAGGAAGAGGCCATAAGCGAAGTGAAGAAGAATATTCACCTCATGCAGGTGAGACACCTGACTACAACATACACAGTTAGTACTACAACATACACAGCTAGTACTACAACATACACAGTTAGTACTACAACATACACAGCTAGTACTACAACATACACAGCTAGTACTACAACATACACAGCTAGTACTACAACATACACAGCTAGTACTACAATATACACAACTAGTACTACAACATACACAGCTAGTACTACAACATACACAGCTAGTACTACAATATACACAACTAGTACTACAATATACACAGTTAGTACTACAACATACACAACTAGTACTACAACATACACAGTTAGTACTACAACATACACAGCTAGTACTACAATATACACAACTAGTACTACAATATACACAACTAGTACTACAACATACACAGCTAGTACTACAACATACACAGCTAGTACTACAACATACACAGCTAGTACTACAACATACACAGCTGTTACTACAACATACACAGCTATTACTACAACATGCACAGCTGTTACTACAATATACACAGCTAGTACTACAACATACACAGTTAGTACTACAACATACACAGCTATTACTACAATATACACAGCTATTACTACAATATACACAGCTATTACTACAACATACACAACTAGTACTACAACATACACAACTAGTACTACAACATACACAATTAGTACTACAATATACACAGCTAGTACTACAATATACACAGCTAGTATTACAACATACACAGCTAGTACTACAACATACACAACTAGTACTACAATATACACAGCTAGTACTACAACATACACAGCTAGTACTACAACATACACAGCTAGTACTACAACATACACAACTAGTACTACAATATACACAGCTCTTACTACAACATACACAACTATTactacaacatacaacatacattgcTATTACTACAACATACACAGCTAGTACTACAACATACACAGCTGTTACTACAACATACACAGCTAGTACTACAACATACACAACTAGTACTACAATATACACAGCTAGTACTACAACATACACAGCTGTTACTACAACATACACAGCTGTTACTACAACATACACAGCTAGTACTACAACATACACAGTTAGTACTACAACATACACAGCTGTTACTACAACATACACAGCTAGTACTACAACATACACAGCTGTTACTACAATATACACAGCTGTTACTACAACATACACAGCTAttgcctcttctctccttccctctgatCACCTCTTCTCTGCTACATGTTCAGTTTGACAAGCGAACAAACGTCTCCTTGACTTTAAAGGGGTTGAATGCTTTTTAAATACATGCCCTCATTGATCTGCAGGCCAAGCCAAACAGCTGGAATAGAAGATGTGGAAATGGGTCATGATTAACGTGTTGCTTTCGATGTGGTTGGTTTCAACAACTCATATTTCTGTGTGCTGTGTTTGAAATGTAACTGTTCCAAAGACAAGTGGTGTCAGTCAGTCTTCAAAGCATACTGTGTATAATACAGAGGACATGTGTTTTTAAAGACATTGGATACAATAAAGGAATTGATGTATCCAGCCAAGTGAAATAGGTTTCTGATGTTCTTATGCATTCCATCCTATGCATTCCGTCTTATGCATTCCATCCTATGCATTCCGTCTTATGCATTCCATATTATGCATTCCATCCTATGCATTCCGTCTTATGCATTCCGTCTTATGCATTCCATCTTATGCATTCCGTCTTATGCATTCCGTCCTATGCATTCCGTCCTATGCATTCCGTCTTATGCATTCCGTCTTATGCATTCCGTCTTATGCATTCCATCTTATGCATTCCATCTTATGCATTCCGTCCTATGCATTCCGTCTTATGCATTCCGTCTTATGCATTCCGTCTTGTGCATTCCGTCTTATGCATTCCGTCTTATGCATTCCGTCTTATGCATTCCGTCTTATGCATTCCGTCTTATGCATTCCGTCCTATGCATTCCGTCCTATGCATTCCGTCTTATACATTCCATCTTATGCATTCCGTCCTATGCATTCCATCTTATGCATTCCATCTTATGCATTCCGTCCTATGCATTCCATCTTATGCATTCCATCTTATGCATTCCGTCTTATACATTCCATCTTATACATTCCATCTTATACAgtgcctagtgaaagtctacCGCTCGCACAGTCTTTACATTTTGCGGCCTCAAAAATTAATCTAAAAAGGATTACATTATATTCCCCCCCCCTACagatctacacaacctactcAACCTACTCCACGTCTTCAACGTGGGAAAAAAAGTTAATAACAAATATTCACACCTTGTCTCTGATTTTCAAGCAAATTTAAGTCGGGACTGAGACTCAGGAACACTCAACACATCTTGGAAAGACATTCTGGTGTGTCCTTAGCATCATTTCTTTGTAACTGTCTCACTGAAAAATAATACTATTCCAAGGTTAGGTTTTCCTTTAACTTTTCACCTGAGCTTTGCTCgtttcatatttattttgatcctgacaaactccgaaagtccctgccgatgacaagcatacccataacatgatgctgccgccccAGTACTTGAAAATACAGAGGGTTTCACACTGTTTTGTTGTATTGGATATGACCAAAACCTGTAGTGTTTCCCATTTAGGCCAAAAAGGTAATGTCTTTGCTGTGTTATCTTGCAGTATTACTTCACAGTCTCGTTGCAAACCAAATGGATGGTTTGGAGTGGATTGTTTTAAACACACACTTCCTTCTTTTCCCTTTGTCATAAAGGCCAGCAATGTGAAGTgaatacaatgttgttgatcccttTGTATTGTTaaagtattgtggtggcagcatcatgttatgggcagcctggcgggtaggagcgttgggccagtaaccgaaatgtccctgggctgacaaggtaaaaatctgtcgttctgcccctgagcaaggcaattaacccactgttccccggacgccgatgacgtggatgtcgatttaaggcagccccccgcacctctctgattcagagggagagccgcacactccaggagctcagatgcaaaaatatttATGTCCAACGTATAATACCCTGGTGAagatgattacagacacctgtgtgtgtcttctaacactatataaactagtcaccccgcagtgtttgtcatcataccctgatgaagacagcttgtctgtcgaaacgatggacataaatatttttgcatctgagctcctggTGTGTGCGGCCTCTTTTTTAGAGGGAAATCTAACCCTGGGACAGAGTTTCATTTTTTCCATGGAACAATTACACCCGTTTATGCTAAAGACGTACCACAATGCTTTTCAAGAGGCGTTAAGTATTCCAGTCTCCATCCGGACTTCAATCTGTAAAATATACTTTTAAAAAATGGTACAATGATACAATGGTTGTATGTTACACTAAGAGTTGGGCAAAGCTGGTTGAATCATATTAAAAATGATTCACAACTGTAATGGCAAAGCTGGTTGAATCATATTTAaaatgattcacagctgtaatggcaaGGCTGGTTGAATCATATTAAAAATGATTCACAACTGTAATGGCAAGGCTGGTTGAATCATATTAAAAATGATTCACAACTCTAATGGCAAGGCTGGTTGAATCATATTAAAAATGATTCACAGCTGCAATGGCAAGGCTGGTTGAATCATATTAGAAATGATTCACAACTGTAATGGCAAGGCTGGTTGAATCATATTAAAAATGATTCACAACTGTAATGGCAAGGCTGGTTGAATCATATTAAAAACGATTCACAACTGTAATGGCAAGGCTGGTTGAATCATATAAAaaatgattcacagctgtaatggcaaGGCTGGTTGAATCATATTAAAAACGATTCACAACTGTAATGGCAAGGCTGGTTGAATCATATTAAAAACGATTCACAACTGTAATGGCAAGGCTGGTTGAATCATATTAAAAATGATTCACAACTGTAATGGCAAGGCTGGTTGAATCATATTAAAAACGATTCACAACTGTAATGGCAAGGCTGGTTGAATCATATTAAAAATGATTCACAACTGTAATGGCAAGGCTGGTTGAATCATATTAAaaatgattcacagctgtaatggcaaGGCTGGTTGAATCATATTAAAAATGATTCACAACTGTAATGGCAAGGCTGGTTGAATCATATTAAAAACGATTCACAACTGTAATGGCAAGGCTGGTTGAATCATATTAAAAATGATTCACAACTGTAATGGCAAGGCTGGTTGAATCATATAAAAAATGATTCACAACTGTAATGGCAAGGCTGGTTGAATCATATTAAAAACGATTCACAACTGTAATGGCAAGGCTGGTTGAATCATATTAAAAACGATTCACAACTGTAATGGCTGCCACCAAGTGTTAACTCAGGGGTGTGAAGATATACGTCCACATTTTTTATGTCTTAGTCATTTGGACATTTTGACATGTGTTGATCGATTGGAGAAAACAATCTAATTCAATCACTTTTTTTAGGTTTAATTTTAAAGAACTAGTTTACTATTTTATAGGTTGATGTctgaaagtagtctatgggccAGGAGAAACTAATATATGGTTCATTTTTCTATAAAAAAGCTGATACACACTTCAGCTAACTTTAACCACCGCTAGTTGAAATCTATGGAAGTGATGTGAgcatgttgtttttgttgttgtttttcatgGCCAAATATCACCTTTTAACTAACATTAAACCAAATATGGAGTTGATTTCAGGTGAGTtttgacattttatttttttCGAAACATGCCCCCATCACTTTCATAGATGTTTAGCTAGGTGGTTGCTAAAGTTAGCTTAAGTTTAATGGCTGTTTACAGTTTCCCCTGGTCCAGAGACAACTTCCAGACAACTTTTAGTAATTTGTTATTCACTGTGTGTacgtaacggatgtgaaatggctagcttagttagcggtggtgctagtgtaaccgatgtgaaatggctagctagttagcggtggtgcgcgctaaatagcgtttcaatcggtgacgtcacttgctctgagaccttaaagtagtagttcccctttgctctgcaagggccgcggcttttgtggagcgatgggtaacgatgcttcgagggtgactgttgttgatgtgtgcagagggtccctggttcgcgcccgggtatgggcgaggggacggtctaaagttatactgttacatgtatATATATTCTTTGtcatattgtttatttatttatttaatgttttATCGAAAATTCATTGTTGAAAAAGaaacccgtaagtaagcatttaactgttagtctacactgttgtttacgaagcgtgtgacaaataaaatgctgcagcttaagccccaccctcttcaacatatacatcaacgaattggtgcgggcactagaacagtctacaacacctggcctcaccctactagaatccgaagtcaaatgtctactgttggctgatgatctggtgcttctgtcaccaaccaaggagggcctacagcagcacctagatattctaaacagattctgtcagacctgggccctgacaggaaatctcagtaagaccaaaataatggtgttccaaaaaaggtccagacgccaggaccacaaatacaaattgcatctagacaccattgccctagagcatacaaaaaactatacataccttggcctaaacatcagcgccacaggtaacttccacaaagctgtgaacgatctgagagacaaggcaagaagggcattctataccatcaaaaggaacataaaattcaacataccaattaggatctggctaaaaatacttgaatcagtcatagagcccattgccctttatggttgtgaggtctggggtccgcatgcatgcagaattctgcaaaaatatcctcagtgtacaacgtagaacaccaaataatgcatgcagagcagaattaggccgatacccactaattatcaaaatccagaaaagagccattaaattctacaaccacttaaaaggaagcgattcccaaaccttctataacaaagccatcacctacagagagatgaacctggagaagagtcccctaagcaagctggtcctggggctctgttcacaaacacaaacacaccctacagagccccaggacagcagcacaattagacccaaccaaatcatgagaaaacaaaaagatcattacttgacacattggaaagaattaacaaaaaaactgagcaaactatagaatgctatttggccctacacagagagtacacagcggcagaatacctgaccactgtgactgacccaaacttaaggaaagctttgactatgtacagactcagtgagcatagccttgctattgagaaaggccgccgtaggcagacatggctctcaagagaagacaggctatgtgctcactgcccacaacatgaggtggagactgagctgcacttcctaacctcctgccaaatgtatgaccatattagagagacatatttcccccagatcacacagatccacaaagaattagaaaacaaattcaattttgataaactcccatatctactgggtgaaattccacagtgtgccatcactgcagcaagatttgtgacctgttgccacaagaaaagtgcaaccagtgaagaacaaacaccattgtaaatacaacccatatttatactTATtaattttcccttgtgtactttaaccatttatacattgttacaacactgtatatatatgtataatatgacatttgtaatgtctttattgttttgaaacctcTGTatctgtaatgtttactgttaatttttattgtttatttcacttttgtatattatatacctcacttgctttggcaatgttatcacatgtttcccatgccaataaagcccttgaattgaattgagagagagagagatacagagacagagagaggcacaggcacagagagagagaggcacaggcacagagagagagaggttaatttCTCTGTCTACATACAATCTGCTGCACCAcgagagaaaagggagggagcACACGGCCTTTTTTTGTGTAGGTGGTCTGGCTAGTAGCtgtgtgtctgtagtgttgttggtgtaAACCTCAGTTTTTGTAGAAAACTGGACATTTACATAGTTCGCCATGTCCGAGGAGATTGAAGGAACAAGGCCTGCCGTCGGGGAGGCAACCCACGAGGAACAGCAGGTTAGAGTTGTAATTACGTTGATGCTAACAAGCTAGGTTAATGATACATTGCTAGTAGCCATGTCAAATATGTCTGTCAAAGCAGCAGTTTAGTTAGTTAACGTTTAGTAACTTAATTTATTTCAAATCTATCATCACCGTGCATTGAACTGTGCACATAACCATTATTTTTATCTATCAATATGCgtggttagctagttagcaacACAGAGATAGCTTTATTAATTTtaccggtagctagctagctagctagctatgtagcttaGCTAGATGTTTTCCACAATTTTGTCTGCCTGCGTTCATGCATGCACATTGCAGATAAGCTGAAGGCTATGTTGCCAGCTAGCAACCTAACCCCACTCATTGGAGAATCAAATCAAAGGTCATAATTTATCTGATAGAATCATAACCAGTAGCTAAACGAATCGACTTGTCAACCCTCGAGACAAAAACACCATTTTGTTGCTGTTGATGATGGTAACATATCATACCATGTCACCACCACAACCCTATTCATTTGTGTTTATACTCTGtattgtgtgttgttctgtcaacACAGGAGATGGATGACACAGTCCTCAGCCCGGAGAAAGCAGAGGAGGTGAAACTCAAGGCCAGGTTCCCTCATCTTGGAGCCAAGCCTGGGGGCTCTGACCTGCTCCGGAAACGGATTCAGAAAGGGGTAATAAATGGCCTGATGGTTGTGCCCTGCAAACACAACACTTT encodes:
- the LOC115125959 gene encoding cAMP-regulated phosphoprotein 19-like, with translation MSEEIEGTRPAVGEATHEEQQEMDDTVLSPEKAEEVKLKARFPHLGAKPGGSDLLRKRIQKGQKFFDSGDYNMAKAKVKNKQQLPAVTPAEKAEITGDHIPTLQDIPQRKPSIVASKLAG